GCTGTCATAGCCACTTCTTGCCACGCCAATTCCGAGGGCAGAAAATTAATAAAGTAGACATCCCCGGAGAGGAATTTGCTGCCAGTAAGGTTTTCAATAAACTGCGCGATAGCTGTCAGATTTAATGCCAACAAGACCCCAAGCGCAACCCCCACCGTAGTCCCAATTAAGCCATTCACAGCACCTTGCAAAACGAATATTTTAATGATCATGCTATCTCTTGCACCTAAGGTTTTGAGCATAGCAATTTCTGCTTGTTTCTCATTTACAGCCATCACCAAGGTCGAAATAATATTAAAGCACGCCACCGCGATCACTAAACTAAGAGCTATATAGACAACGGTGCGGACTAACTGAATATCTTGATATAAATGGCCCTGAGTGCGGGTCCAATCGGACATATAAACATGTTGGGCAAAACTATAGCCTATTTGTCTCATCACCTCTGGCGCAATGAAGGCATCATCGAAACGAAAACGTAGTCCTTGTGCCCCACTGGCAGTGCCCAGGGTCTCGGCGGCGCGCTGCATGTGCATGAACCCAATTTGCGCATCTAATTCTCCACCTATGCTGACTTCACCTGCAACATTTAACCAAAGATTTTTCGGTGCTTGAAAGGACATATCATCGGAAATTTGTGGCAATAACAGCTGTACTTTATCGCCCACTTTCAAATCCAACTTTTCCATTATAGCTCTGCCCAATATCAAGGCATTAGGGTCCTCAACAAAACGCTGCCAGCTGCTTCGCTCTATTCTTTGTATCACTGAGTTCTGGGCAGAAAAATGCGTATCTAAGCCAACCAATTGGGGAATAGCCTTCATTTGATTGCCTTTTTGCAACAACACTGACGCCTTGGTATAGGGTTCAATATCAATAATGCGTTTATCATTTTTCAAACGCTTGATTTCACCCTGCCAATCCACCAAGCCACCACTATCATAAGCATAGATTTCGCCATGTGGAATGACACTTAATAGTTTATCTTTAAGCTCACGTTCGAAGCCGTTCATAACCGATAGCAGCAAAATAAGCACTAAACACCCAAGTGCTATACCAAATGTAGAGGATGCGGAGACAAATGATATGAAGCCATTTTGGCGTTTGCCTGAGCGAAATCGCCAAGCTAATTGAGCCACTAAATTCACAAAACTTGCCCTTGTTCAGACAAATGTCCATCAATAATATTTAGCGTGCGGTCAAGTTTGCTGGCAAGTTCAATGTCATGGGTAACTACGATGAAGCTAGTCGACATTTGGTCTCGTAAATCATTCAACAAAGCGTAAATACTTTGGCCGCTTTTATGATCCAAGTTGCCAGTAGGCTCATCAGCCAACACTAACGCCGGTTCAGTTACTAAGGCTCGGGCGATGGCCACCCGTTGGCGCTCTCCGCCAGACATTTCAGAAGGCTTGTGAGTTAAACGATGGGCCAAACCAACTCGCTCTAACATCTCACTGGCACGATGCTTTGCTGTACTGCTGTTTACTTTGCCGATAAGTAACGGCATGGCGACATTTTCAACCGCATCAAATTCAGGCAACAAATGATGGAATTGGTAGACAAAACCTAGTGAGCGGTTACGAAATTGCGCTTGTTGAGCATCATTGAAGGTGAAAATATCCTCTCCATTGAACAACACTTGACCCGAACTGGGCGTATCCAGTGCGCCAAGAATATGCAGCAGTGTACTCTTGCCGGAGCCTGAACTGCCCAAAATTGCAATTTGCTCTGCTTTATTAACTTGAAAGTTAACCTTGTCTAGCACTGTTACATCCGTATCATTATCTTGATAGGATTTACTCACATTAATACATTTTAACAATTCAGACATACACGCCTACTACCTCAGTCCTACCAGTGCTTATTAAGCTTAATTCTAATTATCTTTTTGTTGATTGAACAACATTCTTTCCCGGCGTTTCCACATCAATTTTGCTACTTTTTTCATACTGATATTTTTGTCTTTCTCATCGACAATTTCAAATCCTAGCAGACTCTCGAGCAGGTCTTCCATTGTTAAAATCCCTTCCATCCCCCCATATTCGTCAATTACCAACAACATATGCGCTCTGGTGGTAATGAAATGACTAATGGTTTCAGATAGAGGTGTGCTGGCTAATAACGCAATCATATCTTTGCGATAAGCTGATAATGGCTTATCACCATTGCCTCTGGCTTGCGCCAACAATAAATCTGACTTCATGACAAAACCGCTAATTTTTTCAGATTCATTATCTTCATAGATGGGTATGCGTGAAAAAACTTCACTGGCATATTTATGATAGAAGGCCTCAACGGTCATATTCTCAGACACTTTAAACACCACGGTCCGGTGTGTCATGGCATCTTTCACCCGCAAGTCATCGAGACTTAGCAAACTTTGTAAGATATTGGCTTGTTGATGATCAAGTTGACCTTCCTGTTGAGAAAGCTCAGCCATAGCATGCAATTCCCCCCGACTAAGTCCCTTCAACGGACTATCTTCAGTAAATCCACTGGTCAGCTTATTAGACATCTTGACGAACGGATACAAAACAATCACCAAATACTTTAGGAAATAAGCCGTAGCCGGGGCCAACTGACGCCAGAATGTCGCACCCAGTGTTTTCGGAATAATCTCAGAAAACACCAATATCAAGAAGGTTAAAATAGCTGATGCTACGCCTAAATATGCATCGCCAAACACCACAGCAGCTTGCGCCCCTGCACCCGCTGCTCCCATGGTATGGGCTATAGTATTCAAGGTCAAAATCGCCGATAACGGTTTATTAATATCAGCGGTAAGATCATGCAAAATTTGGCCGGATTTTTCGCCTTTTTTCATCGACACAGAAATATGCGCCGAAGATATACTGAGTATCACCGCTTCAGCCACAGAGCATAAAAATGAAAATCCAAGTGCAATAAAAACATATATAAAAAGTAGTAACATCGGCTATGGCTTTTCTTGTTGTTGACTATCAGGTTTATTTTGCTCAAACCACCATAAAATATACTCGACTTTTGTCATCAGGTTACTGGGTTTGCGGTAGATACTGTGTGATGCATCAGGGATCCTAACCATAGCTGTTTTGACACCCTCAATTTTTAGTGCTTGATAATACTGTTCCGTTTCAGAGATGGGCGTTCTATAGTCCGACTCGCCGGCTAATAACATAGTCGGTGTGGTAACATTGCCAACATAACTAATGGGTGAATATTTCATATATCCTTGTGGATCTTCCCACGGTTTTTTAGAAAACCAATATTGATAAAAATACGGATAAAAATCAGCGGTTAACACAAAGCTGTACCAGTTAATTACCGGTTTAGCCACAACTGCAGCGGCAAATCTGTTGGTGTGCCCTATTGTCCAGGCAGTCAACACTCCCCCTCCAGAGCCTCCAGTCACGAACAGTTGCTTATCATCGATGAAACCTTTAGCCAGCAGCGCATCAACCCCTGACATCAGATCATCATAATCTTGACTTGGATAGTTTTTATCAATGCTATTGGCGAAAGCTTTACCATAACTAGAGCTGCCCCTTGGATTGGTATACAGCACAACATTACCGGCAGCAGCGAACAGTTGAATCTCCATAGAAAAATGCGGGCCATAAGCCGTCACTGGCCCACCATGTATTTCTAATATCAGAGGGTATTTTTTATTTTTAACAAACCCAGGTGGGTATGCTATCCAACCTTGAATATCGTGACCATCGGCAGAGGATTTAAACCAAATTTCCTCGATATTAGCGAGAGATTTGTGAGCTAACGCATCTTCATTTAAATTGGTTAACTGATCTACCTTGTTGTTGGATATGACTGCCACGTCTGCAGGGCGAAGAGGATTGGAAAAAGTAATTGCCACATTCCCGGCGTCACTAGCTGAAAACTCAGCGCTGGTGTATGGACGTCCGTAAGACTGCCCGCCAAGCTTATCACTCAGTATAGTGCGCTTTTCGGCATTATTGAGTGATTGTAATGCCAACAATGTTT
Above is a window of Aliiglaciecola sp. LCG003 DNA encoding:
- a CDS encoding lipoprotein-releasing ABC transporter permease subunit, coding for MNLVAQLAWRFRSGKRQNGFISFVSASSTFGIALGCLVLILLLSVMNGFERELKDKLLSVIPHGEIYAYDSGGLVDWQGEIKRLKNDKRIIDIEPYTKASVLLQKGNQMKAIPQLVGLDTHFSAQNSVIQRIERSSWQRFVEDPNALILGRAIMEKLDLKVGDKVQLLLPQISDDMSFQAPKNLWLNVAGEVSIGGELDAQIGFMHMQRAAETLGTASGAQGLRFRFDDAFIAPEVMRQIGYSFAQHVYMSDWTRTQGHLYQDIQLVRTVVYIALSLVIAVACFNIISTLVMAVNEKQAEIAMLKTLGARDSMIIKIFVLQGAVNGLIGTTVGVALGVLLALNLTAIAQFIENLTGSKFLSGDVYFINFLPSELAWQEVAMTAAIAILLSLLATIYPAIKATKINPAVALGQH
- the lolD gene encoding lipoprotein-releasing ABC transporter ATP-binding protein LolD encodes the protein MSELLKCINVSKSYQDNDTDVTVLDKVNFQVNKAEQIAILGSSGSGKSTLLHILGALDTPSSGQVLFNGEDIFTFNDAQQAQFRNRSLGFVYQFHHLLPEFDAVENVAMPLLIGKVNSSTAKHRASEMLERVGLAHRLTHKPSEMSGGERQRVAIARALVTEPALVLADEPTGNLDHKSGQSIYALLNDLRDQMSTSFIVVTHDIELASKLDRTLNIIDGHLSEQGQVL
- a CDS encoding CNNM domain-containing protein, giving the protein MLLLFIYVFIALGFSFLCSVAEAVILSISSAHISVSMKKGEKSGQILHDLTADINKPLSAILTLNTIAHTMGAAGAGAQAAVVFGDAYLGVASAILTFLILVFSEIIPKTLGATFWRQLAPATAYFLKYLVIVLYPFVKMSNKLTSGFTEDSPLKGLSRGELHAMAELSQQEGQLDHQQANILQSLLSLDDLRVKDAMTHRTVVFKVSENMTVEAFYHKYASEVFSRIPIYEDNESEKISGFVMKSDLLLAQARGNGDKPLSAYRKDMIALLASTPLSETISHFITTRAHMLLVIDEYGGMEGILTMEDLLESLLGFEIVDEKDKNISMKKVAKLMWKRRERMLFNQQKDN
- a CDS encoding S9 family peptidase, with protein sequence MNLRNTLLSVSLLVMTSNGQATEATDVLKSQNIFDIEYAADLAISQDGKKVYFVRQFMDIQSDRKLGNIWSVDTQSKNLLPVTTGDHADYNPVLSPDGKTLAFISTRTGKAQIYMKWLQTGQVAKLTNLSAAPSGLSWSPNGRYLAFSMFVEGQAKTPVSLTGKPKGANWADPAVYIDDVYYRFDGGGYATKGKTQIFILSAQGGTPRQITNDEYDNGGPLAWGADSKAIYFSANRSENRDFAPLNSDIFKVSIPSSKIVQLTQRDGPDSNPSVSPDGKHIAYLGFDDKRSNYENAQLYVMNTDGSKSRQVSKGLDRSINAIAWDKKGKNIYIQYDDQGKTLLALQSLNNAEKRTILSDKLGGQSYGRPYTSAEFSASDAGNVAITFSNPLRPADVAVISNNKVDQLTNLNEDALAHKSLANIEEIWFKSSADGHDIQGWIAYPPGFVKNKKYPLILEIHGGPVTAYGPHFSMEIQLFAAAGNVVLYTNPRGSSSYGKAFANSIDKNYPSQDYDDLMSGVDALLAKGFIDDKQLFVTGGSGGGVLTAWTIGHTNRFAAAVVAKPVINWYSFVLTADFYPYFYQYWFSKKPWEDPQGYMKYSPISYVGNVTTPTMLLAGESDYRTPISETEQYYQALKIEGVKTAMVRIPDASHSIYRKPSNLMTKVEYILWWFEQNKPDSQQQEKP